The Pseudomonadota bacterium genome includes a window with the following:
- a CDS encoding Na+/H+ antiporter subunit C encodes MEFVLSFLVGAYFIGAVYLLLSRHLIRLLLGAALLSNAVNLLIFTAGRLAHEVPPVIPSGLQVPETVTANPLPQALVLTAIVIAFSIFAYLLVLCMRAYQELGTDDTAYMRVAEPVDPPRPPLGY; translated from the coding sequence GTGGAGTTTGTTCTCTCCTTCCTCGTGGGCGCCTACTTTATTGGCGCGGTTTATCTGTTGTTATCGCGGCACCTGATCAGGCTGTTGCTTGGCGCCGCGCTCCTCAGCAACGCCGTCAACCTGTTGATCTTCACCGCTGGCAGGCTCGCCCATGAAGTGCCGCCGGTCATTCCCTCCGGCCTGCAGGTCCCAGAAACGGTCACAGCCAACCCGCTCCCGCAGGCCCTCGTTCTGACCGCGATCGTGATCGCGTTTTCAATCTTCGCCTATCTCCTTGTTCTATGCATGCGGGCCTACCAAGAGCTTGGCACCGACGATACCGCCTATATGCGCGTCGCCGAGCCCGTTGACCCGCCGCGTCCACCCCTTGGCTACTGA
- a CDS encoding Na+/H+ antiporter subunit E, protein MTGMFLINVLLTVAWLFVTGSFSVINAVFGFVLGLGSLYLIREQIGTIGYVRRVQKLTALALSFLYELLMSALRVFKLVLTPDLSVLRPGFVAYPLSLDRDFEIALLANLITLTPGTLSVDVSDDRRTLYVHAIHVPDPQEMIDSIADGFERKILEAFR, encoded by the coding sequence ATGACCGGCATGTTTCTGATCAATGTCCTCTTGACGGTCGCTTGGCTCTTCGTCACCGGCAGCTTTTCGGTGATCAATGCCGTGTTCGGCTTTGTCTTGGGGCTAGGATCGCTCTATTTGATCCGGGAGCAAATCGGCACGATTGGCTATGTGCGGCGGGTCCAGAAGCTGACAGCGCTAGCCCTGTCGTTCTTGTATGAATTGCTGATGTCGGCGCTCCGGGTCTTCAAACTGGTGCTGACTCCCGATCTTTCGGTGCTGCGTCCGGGGTTCGTTGCCTATCCGCTGTCGCTTGATCGAGATTTTGAAATTGCGCTGCTTGCGAACTTGATCACGCTTACGCCTGGAACCTTGTCGGTCGACGTTTCAGATGATCGCCGAACGCTCTACGTGCACGCGATCCACGTGCCTGACCCCCAAGAGATGATCGACAGCATCGCGGATGGATTTGAGCGTAAGATTTTGGAGGCGTTCCGGTGA
- a CDS encoding Na+/H+ antiporter subunit D, producing the protein MAETTIPAETTSSGLDVSAAYVDATVQAADYLVALPVLGPLIMGALCLMLRRNQQLQPGLAGLTLAAVFIGNLVLTHRVMTEGPVFMAMGRWFPPFGITFNADGLGAFLALAASFVGLVCVIYSARSVDSDGRRYGFYPFLLFLVCGVSGAFLTGDIFNLYVWFEVLLISSFGLIILGNSHAQLDGAVKYAFLNLVATTLFLIAVGYTYGVFGTLNMADLAVQVADTPDAPVVTISLLFLFAFAMKAAAFPLNFWLPASYHTPNIVTAALFAGLLTKVGVYALIRIGGMLFPESLITFNEVLVWVAALTTVLGAVGALGSSDIRKLLGFLVLSGIGAMFVGIAVGGPIGLAGAVLYAVHSIVVMAALYLAAGVIGRMNGSFELSEVGGLYRASPFFAALFLILVFALSGLPPFSGFWPKVLLVRGALEAGEGWLTFAYLAASFISMIAIGRVWLFAFWRSDLPSGPAPVVALEQGEQAAYVTPIFLLVVIVVGLGVIANPGLELAGLAAVGILDPIGYVEAVSPVIPQVMP; encoded by the coding sequence ATGGCGGAAACCACAATCCCAGCGGAGACCACTTCAAGCGGCCTCGACGTATCGGCCGCCTATGTCGATGCGACTGTGCAGGCCGCCGATTACCTGGTCGCGCTACCGGTTCTCGGCCCGTTGATCATGGGCGCTTTGTGCTTGATGCTTCGCCGCAATCAACAACTCCAGCCCGGGCTCGCTGGTCTGACCCTCGCGGCAGTCTTCATCGGCAACCTCGTCCTTACCCACCGGGTGATGACTGAGGGGCCCGTCTTCATGGCGATGGGCCGCTGGTTCCCGCCGTTTGGCATCACCTTCAACGCCGACGGCTTGGGCGCGTTTCTGGCGCTCGCTGCGTCGTTTGTCGGGCTCGTGTGCGTGATTTATTCCGCCCGAAGCGTTGACAGTGACGGGCGGCGCTACGGGTTCTACCCATTCCTCCTATTCCTCGTGTGCGGCGTGTCGGGCGCTTTCCTCACCGGTGATATTTTCAATCTGTACGTCTGGTTCGAGGTCCTGCTGATTTCATCGTTCGGCCTGATCATTCTGGGCAATTCGCACGCCCAGCTCGACGGCGCCGTCAAATACGCTTTCCTGAACTTGGTTGCGACCACGCTGTTCCTGATTGCGGTGGGTTACACCTACGGCGTGTTCGGCACGCTCAACATGGCAGACCTCGCGGTCCAGGTTGCTGACACCCCCGACGCACCGGTTGTTACGATTTCGCTTTTGTTTCTGTTTGCCTTCGCGATGAAGGCCGCAGCCTTTCCGCTGAATTTCTGGCTGCCTGCGAGTTATCACACACCCAACATCGTCACGGCGGCCCTCTTTGCTGGGCTTCTCACCAAGGTCGGCGTCTACGCGCTCATTCGTATCGGTGGCATGCTGTTCCCCGAAAGCCTCATTACGTTCAATGAAGTGCTGGTTTGGGTTGCAGCGCTGACAACCGTGCTGGGCGCCGTTGGAGCTCTCGGAAGCTCGGACATCCGCAAGCTTCTGGGCTTCCTTGTCCTGTCCGGTATCGGCGCAATGTTTGTCGGCATCGCGGTCGGTGGCCCAATCGGTCTTGCTGGAGCGGTCCTGTACGCCGTGCATTCGATCGTTGTGATGGCCGCGTTGTATCTGGCGGCTGGCGTGATCGGGCGGATGAACGGCTCGTTCGAGCTATCGGAGGTCGGCGGCCTTTACAGGGCAAGCCCGTTTTTCGCCGCACTCTTCCTGATCTTGGTATTTGCTTTATCGGGGCTTCCGCCATTCTCGGGTTTTTGGCCGAAGGTTTTGCTTGTCAGAGGGGCCCTTGAAGCGGGTGAGGGGTGGTTGACGTTCGCCTACTTGGCAGCAAGCTTCATTTCCATGATTGCCATCGGACGCGTCTGGTTATTCGCATTCTGGCGTTCGGACCTTCCGTCCGGGCCCGCGCCTGTGGTGGCGCTGGAGCAGGGCGAGCAAGCCGCCTACGTCACGCCTATCTTCCTTTTGGTTGTCATCGTGGTTGGCCTTGGCGTGATTGCCAATCCAGGGCTCGAACTGGCGGGTCTCGCCGCCGTTGGGATCCTCGACCCCATCGGATACGTGGAAGCTGTTTCGCCAGTCATCCCCCAGGTGATGCCATGA
- a CDS encoding Na(+)/H(+) antiporter subunit B, which yields MNTLILRTFAPYLTTLMILFSIFVLLRGHNEPGGGFIGGLIAASALAIYGISNGVPAVRRAIWAHPVHLAGAGLFLSALSGLPSILYDFPYMTGLWSTLYIFGVEVKISSILFFDIGVYLVVLATIGGIALTLEEREE from the coding sequence ATGAATACCCTGATCTTGCGCACGTTCGCGCCATATCTGACCACCTTGATGATCCTGTTCTCGATCTTTGTGCTTTTGCGCGGTCATAACGAGCCTGGTGGCGGGTTCATCGGCGGGTTGATCGCAGCTTCTGCGCTAGCGATCTACGGCATTTCCAATGGCGTCCCCGCCGTTAGACGCGCGATTTGGGCGCACCCGGTTCACCTTGCAGGGGCGGGCCTGTTTTTGTCGGCCCTGTCAGGGTTACCGTCGATCCTGTACGACTTTCCTTACATGACCGGCCTCTGGTCAACGCTCTACATTTTCGGTGTCGAGGTCAAAATCTCGTCGATCCTGTTTTTCGACATTGGTGTCTATCTCGTTGTCTTGGCGACCATCGGCGGGATCGCGCTGACGCTCGAAGAGCGCGAGGAGTAG
- a CDS encoding cation:proton antiporter: MTTDAILQGTAIFGMGVIIAAFLIIAIRIIRGPTLPDRVLGLDMLVGAGIGFIALIAIKTGFFLYLDIAIALGLVGFLATVAFARFVMRRDRPAGDDAELPPPHPPQSAPGPRP, translated from the coding sequence GTGACGACTGACGCTATCCTGCAAGGAACTGCAATCTTCGGCATGGGCGTTATCATAGCTGCCTTCCTCATCATTGCGATTCGGATCATTCGCGGGCCGACCTTGCCCGATCGTGTCCTGGGGCTCGACATGCTGGTCGGCGCCGGGATCGGATTCATCGCACTGATCGCAATCAAGACAGGCTTCTTCCTTTATCTCGATATCGCGATCGCTCTTGGCCTTGTCGGTTTCCTGGCGACGGTTGCTTTCGCGCGCTTTGTTATGCGCCGCGACCGTCCGGCGGGCGATGATGCCGAGTTGCCGCCCCCACATCCGCCGCAAAGCGCACCGGGGCCTCGACCATGA